The proteins below come from a single Fusobacterium sp. DD2 genomic window:
- a CDS encoding OmpH family outer membrane protein: MKKVMITAVALLASVSVFAEKIGYVNSQEAFMKYSKTKIVQENLSKERDRLENQIKQKEVVLQKSQLELQSKGNKLTDKEKQDFQKQVEEFQKFVRDSQTKLSKEEYTRMQEIDNTMTKAIESVAKSGKYDYIFEDGAIKYGGTNITQQVITEMEKTK, translated from the coding sequence ATGAAAAAAGTAATGATTACAGCAGTGGCTTTATTAGCTTCAGTTTCAGTATTTGCTGAAAAAATTGGGTATGTAAATTCTCAAGAAGCATTTATGAAATATTCAAAAACAAAAATTGTTCAGGAAAATTTATCTAAGGAAAGAGATAGATTAGAAAATCAAATTAAACAAAAAGAGGTTGTTCTTCAAAAAAGTCAATTAGAACTTCAATCAAAAGGAAATAAATTAACAGATAAAGAAAAACAAGATTTCCAAAAACAAGTTGAAGAATTCCAAAAATTCGTTAGAGATTCTCAAACTAAATTAAGTAAAGAAGAATACACAAGAATGCAGGAAATTGACAACACAATGACTAAAGCTATAGAGTCAGTTGCAAAATCTGGAAAATACGATTACATATTTGAAGATGGAGCAATAAAATATGGTGGAACAAATATAACACAACAAGTAATAACTGAAATGGAAAAAACTAAGTAG
- a CDS encoding outer membrane protein assembly factor, with the protein MRKQLIVLLVFLLGIFSFADVTNYDIKKIEIVNNREVPYEVVLGAMKSKQGEKYVTENMISDYKAIKDLKSVDDVAIYPSPFDGGIKLVVDVTENPNAKKILEGEGIIPLSEREKVDTTLVVSDVEVIGNTHLSDSVIRTLIPVKAGEYFSKNKIIEGHKNLIESGFFRDVMPDVIKTRDGVKVVYNVLENPVINGINIIGNTVYSTSDLLKIIQTQPGKVFNINTIREDRDRIMKKYQDDGYVLAEVTDIGLNPNLELEIYLSEGVIRNIQLKKMVTKQKGARRKATDDVLKTKPYVIERELEIHDNQIFNSRNYDATVANLMRLGHFKNVKYEVRDIPGDPDGRDIILLLDEERTAMLQGAISYGSEIGLMGTLSVKDTNWQGKGQELGVTFEKSNKDYTSFSIDFYDPWIKDTDRISWGWSLYKNSYEDSDSAVFNKMDTYGGRLSIGKGLNKYVRLGLGTKLEYVKEKSDMSYFFDARDGQTYWRGYNNAKAEGLNDKYYIWSIFPSITYDSRNHYWNPTAGIFAKLQLEGGYASGYKADTFGNVTAEFRTYHRGLFKKNIFAYRVVGGIQTDSTKEGQRFWVGGGNTLRGYDGGFFKGTEKLIGTIENRTQFNDILGFVVFFDAGRAWNYKGRDLTYDHDADFYKKIGTTAGVGLRLNTPIGPLRFDFGWPVGNKMSDDGMQFYFNMGQSF; encoded by the coding sequence ATGAGAAAACAGTTGATAGTTTTATTAGTCTTCCTGTTAGGGATTTTTTCATTTGCTGATGTTACAAACTATGACATCAAAAAGATCGAAATAGTCAATAACAGAGAAGTCCCTTATGAAGTAGTACTAGGTGCTATGAAATCAAAACAGGGAGAAAAATATGTCACAGAAAATATGATTTCAGACTATAAGGCGATAAAAGATCTGAAATCTGTAGATGATGTCGCTATATACCCATCACCATTTGATGGTGGAATCAAATTAGTTGTTGACGTAACAGAAAATCCAAATGCAAAAAAGATTCTTGAGGGAGAGGGAATAATTCCATTATCAGAAAGAGAGAAGGTAGATACTACCCTTGTAGTTTCTGATGTTGAAGTTATCGGTAATACTCACCTATCAGACAGTGTTATAAGAACTCTTATACCTGTAAAAGCTGGAGAGTATTTTTCAAAGAACAAGATAATAGAAGGACATAAAAATCTAATAGAAAGTGGTTTCTTTAGAGATGTTATGCCTGATGTTATCAAAACCAGAGATGGTGTAAAGGTAGTTTATAATGTTTTAGAAAACCCAGTAATAAATGGTATTAACATAATTGGTAATACTGTTTATTCAACAAGTGATTTACTAAAAATTATACAGACTCAACCAGGAAAAGTATTTAATATCAATACTATCAGAGAAGATAGAGATAGAATAATGAAAAAATATCAGGATGATGGATATGTTCTTGCAGAAGTAACAGATATTGGATTAAATCCTAATCTTGAATTGGAAATATATCTTTCTGAGGGAGTTATCAGAAATATTCAACTTAAGAAAATGGTAACTAAACAGAAAGGTGCTAGAAGAAAGGCTACAGATGACGTTTTAAAAACAAAACCATATGTTATAGAAAGAGAGCTTGAAATTCATGATAATCAAATATTCAACTCTAGAAACTATGATGCTACTGTAGCTAACCTTATGAGACTTGGACATTTTAAAAATGTTAAGTATGAAGTTAGAGATATACCTGGAGATCCAGATGGTAGAGATATAATTCTTCTATTAGATGAAGAGAGAACAGCAATGTTACAAGGAGCTATCTCTTATGGTTCTGAAATTGGATTAATGGGAACATTATCTGTTAAAGACACTAACTGGCAAGGTAAAGGGCAAGAGCTTGGAGTTACATTTGAAAAATCAAATAAAGACTATACAAGTTTCTCAATAGACTTCTATGATCCATGGATTAAAGATACTGACAGAATTTCATGGGGATGGAGCTTATACAAAAACAGTTATGAAGACAGTGATAGTGCTGTATTTAATAAGATGGATACTTATGGTGGTAGATTGAGCATAGGTAAAGGTCTAAATAAATATGTAAGATTAGGTTTAGGAACTAAACTTGAATATGTAAAAGAAAAATCTGATATGAGTTATTTCTTTGATGCAAGAGATGGTCAGACATACTGGAGAGGATACAATAATGCCAAAGCTGAAGGACTTAATGACAAGTACTATATCTGGAGTATTTTCCCATCTATTACATATGACAGCAGAAACCATTATTGGAACCCAACAGCTGGTATATTTGCAAAACTTCAATTAGAAGGAGGTTATGCAAGTGGTTATAAAGCTGATACATTTGGTAACGTAACTGCAGAATTCAGAACTTACCACAGAGGATTATTCAAAAAGAATATATTCGCTTATAGAGTAGTTGGAGGAATTCAAACTGACAGTACAAAAGAAGGACAAAGATTCTGGGTTGGTGGAGGAAACACTTTAAGAGGATATGATGGTGGATTCTTCAAAGGTACAGAAAAACTTATAGGTACAATAGAAAACAGAACTCAGTTTAATGATATTTTAGGATTTGTAGTGTTCTTTGATGCAGGTAGAGCATGGAACTACAAAGGAAGAGATTTAACTTATGATCATGATGCAGATTTCTACAAGAAAATAGGAACTACTGCAGGTGTGGGATTAAGACTTAATACACCAATTGGTCCATTAAGATTTGACTTTGGATGGCCAGTAGGAAATAAAATGTCAGATGATGGAATGCAGTTCTACTTCAATATGGGACAATCATTCTAA
- the serS gene encoding serine--tRNA ligase: MLDLKFIRENREKVQEMLKNRHNDLNLDEFFQLDDQRREILGEVELLKQRRNTESAEIAKLKKEKKDASKLIEEMGKVSSDIKELDAKLAAVEEKLGYIQMTIPNMYQEGTPVGADDNDNVEIRRWGTPRKFDFEPKAHWDLGEELGILDFERGTKLGGSRFVLYRGMGARLERALINFMLDMHTLEHGYTEHITPFIVKREICEGTGQLPKFEDDMYRTTDDMFLISTSEITMTNIHRKEILDEKDLPKYYTAYSPCFRREAGSYGKDVKGIIRLHQFNKVEMVKITNQESSYDELEKMVSNAEDVLKRLEIPYRVIQLCTGDIGFGAAKTYDIEVWVPSQNKYREISSCSNCEAFQARRMGLKYRPNGSSKSEYCHTLNGSGLAVGRTLVAVMENYQQEDGSFLIPKALVPYMGGVEVVKK, translated from the coding sequence ATGTTAGATTTAAAATTCATACGTGAAAACAGAGAAAAAGTCCAAGAGATGTTGAAAAATAGACACAACGACCTTAATCTTGATGAGTTTTTTCAATTGGATGATCAAAGAAGAGAAATTTTAGGAGAAGTAGAACTTTTAAAACAAAGAAGAAATACTGAATCTGCTGAAATTGCTAAACTTAAAAAAGAGAAAAAAGATGCAAGCAAACTAATTGAAGAGATGGGAAAAGTTTCTTCAGATATTAAAGAATTAGATGCAAAACTTGCAGCAGTTGAAGAAAAATTGGGGTATATCCAAATGACAATTCCTAATATGTATCAAGAAGGAACTCCAGTAGGAGCAGATGATAATGATAACGTTGAAATCAGAAGATGGGGAACACCTAGAAAATTTGATTTCGAACCTAAAGCTCACTGGGATTTAGGAGAAGAATTAGGAATTCTTGACTTTGAAAGAGGTACTAAATTAGGAGGATCTAGATTCGTTCTATATAGAGGAATGGGTGCAAGACTTGAAAGAGCTTTAATCAACTTCATGCTTGACATGCACACATTAGAACATGGATATACTGAACATATCACTCCATTTATCGTAAAAAGAGAGATATGTGAAGGAACAGGTCAGTTACCTAAATTTGAAGATGATATGTATAGAACAACTGATGATATGTTCTTAATTTCTACTTCAGAAATTACAATGACAAATATCCACAGAAAAGAGATATTAGACGAAAAAGATTTACCAAAATATTATACAGCTTATTCACCTTGTTTCAGAAGAGAAGCTGGATCATATGGTAAAGACGTTAAAGGTATCATAAGACTTCACCAATTTAACAAAGTTGAAATGGTAAAAATAACTAACCAAGAAAGTTCATATGATGAATTAGAAAAAATGGTAAGCAATGCTGAAGATGTATTAAAAAGACTTGAAATCCCTTATAGAGTTATCCAATTATGTACTGGAGATATAGGATTTGGAGCAGCAAAAACTTATGACATTGAAGTATGGGTACCATCTCAAAATAAATATAGAGAAATTTCTTCTTGCTCAAACTGTGAAGCATTCCAGGCTAGAAGAATGGGACTTAAATATAGACCAAATGGAAGTTCTAAGAGTGAATACTGCCATACATTAAATGGTTCAGGATTAGCTGTAGGAAGAACTCTAGTTGCAGTAATGGAAAACTATCAACAAGAAGATGGATCTTTCTTAA
- the lpxD gene encoding UDP-3-O-(3-hydroxymyristoyl)glucosamine N-acyltransferase — translation MQYKIKDLITLLGCEVKGDLSLEYISGLAPFFQAKEDSLTFASDEKFLKNLNETKAKVILVPDLKVFPNIGKMFLVVKENPRTLMPKLLGFFKKKVRSFEKQIEDSASIGKNVNIAPGVYIGHDAVIGDNVTLYPNVTICEGVEIGEGTVIYPNVTVREFCKVGKNCVIQPGAVIGSDGFGFVKVNGKNTKIDQIGNVVVEDNVEIGANTTVDRGAIGDTVIKSYTKIDNLVQIAHNDIIGENCLIISQVGIAGSVEVGNNTTIAGQTGVAGHLKIGNNVIIGAKSGVSGEVKDNQILSGYPLMDHREDLKVRVSMKRIPELVKKVRELEKKLKDK, via the coding sequence ATGCAGTATAAAATAAAGGATCTGATTACTCTCCTAGGCTGTGAAGTAAAGGGAGATTTAAGTCTGGAATACATTTCTGGGCTTGCTCCCTTTTTTCAAGCTAAGGAGGATAGTTTAACATTTGCATCAGATGAAAAATTCTTAAAAAATCTTAATGAAACAAAAGCTAAAGTAATATTAGTACCTGATTTAAAGGTATTTCCAAATATTGGAAAGATGTTTTTAGTAGTTAAAGAAAACCCAAGAACATTGATGCCAAAATTATTAGGATTCTTTAAAAAGAAAGTAAGATCATTTGAAAAACAGATTGAAGATTCAGCAAGTATTGGAAAAAATGTAAATATTGCACCGGGAGTATATATAGGACATGATGCTGTAATAGGTGACAATGTTACTTTATACCCAAATGTAACAATATGTGAAGGTGTTGAAATAGGAGAGGGAACTGTAATATATCCAAATGTTACAGTAAGAGAGTTTTGTAAAGTTGGCAAAAATTGTGTGATTCAACCAGGAGCTGTAATTGGATCTGATGGATTTGGATTTGTAAAAGTAAATGGTAAGAATACAAAAATAGATCAGATTGGAAATGTTGTTGTAGAGGATAATGTTGAAATAGGTGCTAATACTACTGTTGATAGAGGAGCAATTGGGGATACAGTGATTAAAAGTTACACAAAAATTGATAACCTTGTTCAAATTGCTCATAATGATATTATTGGAGAAAACTGCTTAATTATTTCTCAAGTTGGAATTGCTGGAAGTGTAGAAGTTGGAAATAACACTACAATAGCAGGACAAACTGGTGTAGCAGGACATTTAAAAATAGGTAACAACGTCATAATAGGGGCAAAATCTGGAGTCAGCGGAGAGGTAAAAGATAACCAGATTTTATCAGGATATCCACTAATGGACCATAGAGAAGATTTAAAAGTTAGAGTTTCGATGAAAAGAATACCAGAACTGGTAAAAAAAGTAAGAGAATTAGAGAAAAAATTAAAAGATAAATAA
- a CDS encoding TIGR03936 family radical SAM-associated protein gives MKKRVYFDKCGEMKFISHLDLLRFFERLFNKSEIPVKYSEGYHPRPKMSFGNPISLGTEAYNEVMDFETDAEISNEEVLKRLNENAVLGFKVHKVEEVPRKSSIMEEFKNVIYEIDGEKSDIDKIVEVLNRDEIIEIKEKRGKTVKRDLKARLINFYRNGNTLSLEIENMSPNCYLDLAGVEQQDVTIKRLGYNK, from the coding sequence ATGAAAAAAAGAGTTTATTTTGACAAATGTGGAGAAATGAAGTTTATATCCCATCTAGATTTGTTAAGATTTTTTGAAAGACTTTTCAACAAATCGGAAATCCCTGTAAAATATAGCGAAGGTTACCACCCAAGACCTAAAATGTCCTTTGGGAACCCAATATCCTTAGGAACTGAGGCATATAATGAGGTTATGGACTTTGAAACAGATGCAGAGATTTCCAATGAAGAGGTTTTAAAGAGACTTAATGAAAATGCTGTGCTGGGTTTTAAAGTGCATAAAGTAGAGGAAGTACCTAGAAAGTCCTCCATAATGGAAGAATTTAAAAATGTAATTTATGAAATTGATGGAGAGAAAAGTGATATAGATAAAATTGTAGAAGTATTAAATAGAGACGAGATTATTGAGATAAAGGAAAAAAGAGGTAAAACTGTAAAAAGAGACCTTAAAGCTCGTTTGATTAATTTCTACAGAAATGGCAATACACTGTCCTTGGAGATTGAGAATATGTCTCCAAACTGCTATTTGGATTTAGCAGGAGTGGAACAGCAGGATGTCACTATAAAAAGACTAGGATATAATAAATAA